The genomic DNA TATCAAGATAACGAAGCATTCACAGCTTTCCTAGCAAAAACGAACGATCAATATAAATCATTGATTAAAGAAGTGTTTGGCCGATAGTTATTCTTAACATACGACCAATAAACAAGGGTAGGAGAACGCTGTCTGTTTTCTTACCTAATTTAACTTAATTGATTAGTAGGTTATATATGTCGACTAAACAACCTAATTGGGACGGCCTAACAGGGCTATTCAGTATTCTATTTGGCCTTGCCTACGGTGGGTATGCTTATAACATGCCTCAGCCTATGTTTGGCAACCCATTAGAAGCCATTTTCATGCCGCTTGCCATTTCAGCAATTATGCTTTTTATCGGTGTATTACTGATCATTAAAGGTGGAATTACTCCTTCAATCATGGCGATCAGAGCATTACTTAACGAAGATAAACAACGTAAGAATGATCGTAAAAAAATCATGATTACTTGCGTCATCTGTTTCTTTTATGCACTGACCTTTGAACATGTCGGTTATGT from Vibrio casei includes the following:
- a CDS encoding tripartite tricarboxylate transporter TctB family protein, which encodes MSTKQPNWDGLTGLFSILFGLAYGGYAYNMPQPMFGNPLEAIFMPLAISAIMLFIGVLLIIKGGITPSIMAIRALLNEDKQRKNDRKKIMITCVICFFYALTFEHVGYVVSTFFFMFAMLMVTCGFSYWKRGAIISILFSGGIFFTFNDLLSVNLPPFPLFN